One genomic window of Sphingopyxis sp. OPL5 includes the following:
- a CDS encoding DUF1467 family protein: MKWTSALAIFTLFWVFSAFFVLPFHGRRAEDEAAPLIAGQDRGAPATFRPKRVLAQMTIAAAVCFAIYYVAYVNGWADPNVLSGRA; encoded by the coding sequence ATGAAATGGACTTCCGCGCTCGCGATCTTCACTTTGTTCTGGGTGTTCAGCGCCTTTTTCGTGCTGCCCTTCCACGGCCGTCGGGCCGAGGACGAGGCCGCGCCGCTGATCGCGGGGCAGGATCGCGGCGCCCCCGCGACCTTCCGCCCGAAGCGCGTCCTCGCCCAGATGACGATCGCGGCGGCGGTCTGCTTCGCCATCTATTATGTGGCCTATGTGAACGGCTGGGCCGACCCCAATGTGCTGAGCGGGCGGGCTTAA
- a CDS encoding tetratricopeptide repeat protein encodes MFTRFRSMPATAMAAVLGCALMAMSATPAAAQDKPKKEKKKGKEEEAKKGTTIAASKAFGPSVKKMIDAYNAKDAAALQAALAEGEGTASTTEDRYWIANYTLQLGILNKDKVLQGKGLDGMLASGITPPESVATYNFFSGQFAYQDKDYAKAIQRLEAAKAAGSKEPAIDLFMVDSLLQTNQLDKAVELAKTSIEATRAAGQRPSDELYVRPIQKLQAAKRNDEVVDMMTLRLRDYNQPEVWRQTLFILLQQSGDNKEIGLDTLRLMRATGAMLQRPEYLEYAALATEAALPGEAVAVIKYGKDRKVIQATDAKLDEVLKTQSERIGDEESTLTAYAAKPSTLSVAKTAGATGDAMVGYGRYADSIPLYKAALAAGGDKELWTYRMGVAQALAGDAAGAKASFASVVGPRKRLAQLWTVKIDTPAAAPAAAAPAPAPTN; translated from the coding sequence ATGTTCACCCGTTTCCGCTCGATGCCCGCGACGGCCATGGCCGCTGTGCTGGGCTGCGCGCTGATGGCGATGTCGGCCACCCCCGCAGCGGCGCAGGACAAGCCCAAGAAGGAAAAGAAGAAGGGCAAGGAAGAAGAAGCCAAGAAGGGCACGACCATCGCAGCGAGCAAGGCGTTCGGCCCCTCGGTCAAGAAGATGATAGATGCATATAATGCGAAGGATGCCGCGGCGCTTCAGGCGGCGCTAGCCGAGGGTGAGGGCACTGCGTCGACCACCGAGGACAGATACTGGATCGCTAACTACACGCTCCAACTCGGCATCCTCAACAAGGACAAGGTGCTGCAGGGCAAGGGACTCGACGGGATGCTGGCGTCGGGCATCACGCCCCCCGAAAGCGTTGCGACCTATAATTTCTTCTCGGGGCAGTTCGCCTATCAGGACAAGGATTATGCGAAGGCGATCCAGCGGCTCGAGGCCGCCAAGGCCGCCGGCTCCAAGGAACCCGCGATAGACCTGTTCATGGTCGACAGCCTTTTGCAGACCAATCAACTCGACAAGGCGGTTGAGTTGGCGAAAACCTCGATCGAGGCCACGCGCGCCGCCGGCCAGCGGCCGTCGGACGAGCTCTATGTCCGCCCGATCCAGAAGCTGCAGGCGGCGAAGCGCAACGATGAGGTCGTCGACATGATGACGTTGCGCCTGCGCGACTACAACCAGCCCGAAGTGTGGCGCCAGACGCTGTTCATCCTGTTGCAGCAGTCGGGCGACAACAAGGAAATCGGACTCGACACGCTGCGCCTGATGCGCGCGACTGGGGCGATGCTCCAGCGCCCGGAATATCTGGAATATGCGGCGCTCGCGACCGAAGCCGCGCTGCCGGGCGAAGCCGTCGCGGTCATCAAATATGGCAAGGACCGCAAGGTTATCCAGGCGACCGACGCCAAGCTCGACGAAGTCCTCAAGACCCAGAGCGAACGCATCGGCGACGAGGAATCGACGCTGACCGCTTATGCCGCGAAACCCTCGACGCTTTCGGTCGCCAAGACCGCGGGCGCGACCGGCGATGCGATGGTCGGCTACGGTCGCTATGCCGATTCGATCCCGCTGTACAAGGCGGCCCTCGCGGCGGGCGGCGACAAGGAATTGTGGACCTATCGCATGGGCGTTGCGCAGGCGCTGGCCGGCGACGCCGCCGGCGCCAAGGCGAGCTTTGCATCGGTGGTCGGCCCGCGCAAGCGTCTCGCCCAGCTGTGGACGGTGAAGATCGACACCCCGGCGGCGGCTCCTGCGGCGGCAGCTCCGGCTCCGGCGCCGACCAACTAA
- a CDS encoding Lrp/AsnC family transcriptional regulator → MASQKFDQIDLQILHELQKDGRMTNVELAQLVGLTAPPCLRRVRALEESGVIRSYHADLDAAKLGYGITVFAMVSLRSQAESDLKAFEDYVGALAEVRECYMLNGEIDFLLKVVARDLQSFQSFLTAHLTSAPNVTSVKTSLTIRTAKQLAGIPVEP, encoded by the coding sequence ATGGCGAGCCAGAAATTCGATCAGATCGACCTGCAAATCCTGCACGAACTGCAGAAGGACGGGCGGATGACCAATGTCGAACTCGCCCAACTGGTCGGATTGACCGCCCCGCCGTGCCTCCGCCGGGTGCGCGCGCTCGAGGAATCGGGGGTGATCCGCAGCTATCATGCCGACCTCGACGCCGCCAAGCTCGGCTATGGCATCACGGTGTTCGCGATGGTCAGCCTGCGCAGCCAGGCCGAATCCGATTTGAAGGCATTCGAGGACTATGTCGGCGCGCTCGCCGAGGTGCGCGAATGCTATATGCTCAACGGCGAGATCGACTTCCTGCTCAAGGTCGTCGCACGCGACCTGCAGAGCTTCCAGTCGTTCCTGACCGCCCATCTGACCTCGGCGCCCAATGTAACGAGCGTCAAGACCTCGCTCACGATCCGCACCGCGAAGCAACTCGCCGGGATCCCCGTCGAACCCTGA
- a CDS encoding histidine kinase dimerization/phospho-acceptor domain-containing protein: MTADTMIATILRQAPADRRTCVAAWRQLSDILAQRGNQLADDDIRRSLHALAVLRPQIPENVRRDCARSIARHSRFAPIVALYANDVPAVSLAMLRDAQLAEADWLALLPATGPMARSFLAARSDLPQGVNRALASLGAASVALPQPDRIAEPEAATAESAPEPQPASAPAPDTEPSQISELVRRIDKYQAGRGQPSAASRPAPVARESFLFETGSDGVIHWVEGVPRGAAIGLSIAEAAFGGEPGTDGVAAGAFRQRAEMINARMILEGAEADAGEWRFSALPWFDHVSGQFRGYRGSARRPHRNEIPYGLPAEDNAGDSIRQLIHELRSPLNAISGFAQIISGQMFGPVSGAYRAMADTIVADAAAVQAIIDDLQTATQPAPTTVAPASGHSDIEAITAQVERELAPLFAEHGVGVSISRVGGPFHAAVEDISARRMIGRLITALVDVFESNATLVGQLVTDPAKTDELQLRLVRPVAIRFTPARDLLDPSYSPEGDAPGAAILSLGFSLRLVDSLARAAGGRLDIGHNALTLHLPSATPASALDPMVQQHED, from the coding sequence GTGACAGCCGACACGATGATCGCGACCATATTGCGTCAGGCGCCGGCCGACCGGCGAACCTGTGTCGCGGCCTGGCGTCAACTCTCCGATATTCTCGCGCAGCGCGGCAATCAACTGGCCGATGACGATATTCGCCGCTCGCTTCACGCGCTCGCGGTCTTGCGCCCGCAAATTCCCGAAAATGTCCGCCGCGACTGCGCCAGGTCGATCGCGCGCCACAGCCGGTTCGCGCCGATCGTCGCGCTCTACGCCAACGACGTGCCTGCGGTGTCGCTCGCGATGCTGCGCGACGCGCAACTGGCCGAGGCCGACTGGCTCGCGCTGCTGCCCGCGACCGGCCCGATGGCGCGCTCGTTCCTCGCCGCGCGCAGCGACCTGCCGCAAGGCGTCAACCGCGCGCTCGCCAGCCTCGGCGCTGCCTCGGTCGCGCTGCCACAGCCCGACCGGATCGCGGAACCGGAGGCAGCAACGGCCGAGTCCGCGCCCGAACCCCAACCGGCTTCGGCGCCGGCGCCCGACACCGAACCGAGCCAGATCAGCGAACTCGTCCGCCGCATCGACAAATATCAGGCGGGCCGCGGCCAGCCGTCCGCCGCGTCGCGCCCCGCACCCGTCGCGCGCGAATCCTTCCTCTTCGAAACCGGTTCCGACGGCGTCATCCACTGGGTCGAGGGTGTCCCGCGCGGCGCCGCGATCGGGCTGTCGATCGCCGAGGCGGCGTTCGGCGGCGAACCCGGCACCGACGGCGTCGCGGCGGGGGCGTTCCGCCAGCGCGCCGAAATGATCAACGCGCGCATGATCCTCGAAGGCGCCGAGGCCGACGCCGGCGAATGGCGTTTCTCGGCTTTGCCCTGGTTCGACCACGTCAGCGGCCAGTTCCGCGGCTATCGCGGCAGCGCGCGGCGCCCGCATCGCAACGAAATTCCCTACGGCCTGCCCGCCGAGGACAATGCCGGCGATTCGATCCGCCAGCTGATCCACGAACTGCGCAGCCCGTTGAACGCGATCTCGGGCTTCGCGCAGATCATCTCGGGCCAGATGTTCGGCCCCGTCAGCGGCGCCTATCGCGCTATGGCCGACACGATCGTCGCCGATGCTGCGGCAGTGCAGGCGATCATCGACGATCTTCAGACGGCGACCCAGCCCGCCCCGACGACGGTGGCCCCCGCCAGCGGACACAGCGACATCGAGGCGATCACCGCGCAGGTCGAACGCGAGCTCGCGCCATTGTTCGCCGAGCATGGCGTTGGGGTCAGCATCTCGCGCGTCGGCGGGCCGTTCCACGCCGCGGTCGAGGATATCAGCGCGCGGCGGATGATCGGGCGGCTGATCACCGCGCTGGTCGATGTGTTCGAATCGAACGCGACGCTCGTCGGGCAATTGGTCACCGATCCGGCGAAAACGGACGAACTTCAGCTCCGGCTCGTTCGCCCGGTCGCGATCCGTTTCACGCCCGCCCGCGACCTGCTCGACCCCAGCTACAGCCCCGAGGGCGACGCGCCGGGCGCGGCGATTCTCAGCCTCGGCTTCTCGCTGCGGCTCGTCGACAGCCTCGCCCGCGCGGCGGGCGGTCGTCTCGATATCGGGCATAACGCCTTGACCTTGCACCTTCCCTCCGCCACCCCGGCGTCTGCCCTGGATCCGATGGTCCAGCAGCATGAAGACTGA
- a CDS encoding polysaccharide deacetylase family protein, translating to MTIDTEEDFDWSAPFARTGYRLDSVPALTDCQAFFESAGVAPIYLVDWPIVADDRAVAILGAARAAGRCEVGAQLHPWVTPPHDEVVSAYNSYTGNLPPDLQRAKMTALRDAIAARFGAAPTVYRAGRYGVGPDSAAMLADLGFRCDTSVRSGFDYRPGHGPDYRAMPLHPWWVETGGQRLLEMPVTTLFGGLLGPVGRWLYHRTSSNTRAAFARLGLAERIALTPEGIPAAKACAAIDLAVAARLPVLNFSFHSPSLQPGNTPYVRTDADLAAFYRWWDVVLGHLAKRGVEPTTAAAILDMAQR from the coding sequence GTGACCATCGATACCGAAGAGGATTTCGACTGGTCGGCGCCCTTCGCGCGCACCGGTTATCGGCTCGATTCGGTCCCCGCGCTCACCGATTGCCAGGCCTTTTTCGAAAGCGCCGGGGTCGCGCCGATCTATCTCGTCGATTGGCCGATCGTCGCCGACGACCGCGCCGTCGCGATCCTCGGCGCCGCGCGCGCGGCGGGGCGGTGCGAGGTCGGTGCCCAGCTCCACCCATGGGTCACCCCGCCGCACGACGAAGTGGTCAGCGCCTACAACAGCTACACCGGCAACCTCCCGCCCGACCTGCAACGCGCCAAGATGACCGCGCTGCGCGACGCGATCGCGGCGCGTTTCGGCGCGGCACCGACGGTGTACCGTGCCGGTCGCTATGGTGTCGGTCCCGACAGCGCGGCCATGCTCGCCGACCTTGGCTTCCGCTGCGACACGTCGGTGCGCTCGGGCTTCGATTATCGCCCCGGCCACGGCCCCGATTATCGCGCGATGCCGCTCCATCCCTGGTGGGTCGAGACCGGCGGACAGCGCCTGCTCGAAATGCCGGTGACGACGCTGTTCGGCGGCCTGCTCGGTCCGGTCGGGCGCTGGCTCTATCACCGCACCTCGTCGAACACCCGCGCGGCGTTCGCGCGGCTCGGCCTCGCCGAACGGATCGCGTTGACGCCCGAGGGCATTCCCGCCGCGAAGGCGTGCGCGGCGATCGATCTCGCGGTCGCGGCGCGGCTGCCGGTGCTCAACTTCTCCTTCCATTCACCGTCGCTGCAACCGGGCAACACGCCCTATGTCCGCACCGACGCCGACCTGGCGGCCTTCTATCGCTGGTGGGATGTGGTGCTTGGCCATCTCGCAAAACGCGGGGTCGAACCGACCACCGCGGCGGCGATTCTCGATATGGCGCAACGTTAG
- a CDS encoding M20 family peptidase — MAKKRTILLGGLAIVAIIAGTVAVRTATFEPANIADGSDVRLAAVPAYDLDAAVAHLSAAAQFLTISHQDPAENQIAEWDKLHAWLAATYPATHGTMTRTILPNRTLVYHWPGSDPALAPIIVMAHQDVVPVTAGTEKDWKYPPFAGTIAEQAVWGRGTVDDKGSLIGLFEATEALAKVGFRPKRGIYLVSGHDEEAGGTGAIAAAAKLKAEGVKAIFTLDEGSLILTDTPVIDGPAIMIGIAEKGYATLRVTANAPGGHSSMPPAETGVETLAKAVLGITGDPFPIELRGPGAAMIGALAAKKGGTTRMAVANPWLFAPLLKRQLGATPSTAAAFHTTIAPTMLEGSPKENVLPQSANALINYRIAPWNSSADVMARARAAVGDAKVDLAWVKPPREPSRVSSTSSPGWKWIAAAARADAPQAVLTPTLVVAGTDSRSMEGVSQDVYRFMPMHFSLKETAMIHGTNEHMAIDSFQRMIDFYARLIATSAG, encoded by the coding sequence ATGGCGAAGAAGCGGACGATCCTGCTGGGCGGGCTGGCCATCGTGGCCATCATCGCCGGAACCGTCGCGGTCCGCACCGCGACCTTCGAGCCGGCGAACATCGCAGACGGCAGCGACGTGCGGCTTGCCGCGGTTCCCGCTTATGATCTGGACGCCGCGGTCGCGCATCTGAGCGCTGCGGCGCAGTTCCTGACCATCTCGCACCAGGACCCGGCCGAGAACCAGATCGCCGAATGGGATAAGCTCCATGCGTGGCTCGCGGCGACCTATCCCGCGACCCACGGCACGATGACACGGACGATCCTGCCCAACCGGACGCTCGTCTATCACTGGCCGGGCAGCGACCCCGCGCTCGCGCCGATCATCGTCATGGCGCATCAGGACGTCGTGCCGGTGACCGCGGGGACCGAAAAGGACTGGAAATACCCGCCCTTTGCCGGGACGATCGCCGAGCAGGCGGTGTGGGGCCGGGGCACCGTCGACGACAAGGGCTCGCTGATCGGGCTGTTCGAGGCGACCGAGGCGCTGGCGAAGGTGGGCTTCAGGCCGAAACGCGGCATCTATCTCGTTTCGGGCCACGACGAAGAAGCCGGTGGCACCGGCGCGATCGCGGCGGCGGCGAAGCTCAAGGCAGAGGGGGTGAAGGCGATCTTCACCCTCGACGAAGGCAGCCTCATACTCACCGACACCCCGGTCATCGATGGTCCCGCGATCATGATCGGCATCGCCGAAAAAGGCTATGCGACGCTGCGCGTCACCGCCAACGCCCCCGGCGGCCACAGTTCGATGCCGCCCGCCGAAACCGGCGTCGAAACGCTCGCGAAGGCGGTGCTCGGGATTACCGGCGATCCCTTTCCGATCGAATTGCGCGGCCCCGGCGCGGCGATGATCGGGGCACTGGCGGCAAAGAAGGGCGGCACGACCAGGATGGCGGTCGCCAACCCCTGGCTGTTCGCGCCGCTGCTGAAGCGCCAACTCGGCGCGACGCCCTCGACCGCCGCGGCCTTTCACACCACCATCGCCCCGACGATGCTGGAAGGGAGCCCCAAGGAAAATGTCCTGCCGCAATCAGCCAATGCGCTGATCAACTATCGCATCGCGCCGTGGAACAGCTCGGCCGACGTCATGGCGCGCGCGCGGGCCGCGGTCGGCGATGCCAAGGTCGACCTCGCCTGGGTCAAGCCGCCGCGCGAACCGTCGCGCGTGTCGTCGACCAGTTCGCCGGGCTGGAAATGGATCGCCGCCGCAGCGCGCGCCGACGCGCCGCAAGCGGTGCTCACGCCGACGCTCGTCGTCGCCGGCACCGACAGCCGCAGCATGGAAGGGGTGTCGCAGGATGTGTACCGTTTCATGCCGATGCATTTTTCGCTGAAGGAAACGGCGATGATCCACGGCACCAACGAACATATGGCGATCGACAGCTTCCAGCGCATGATCGATTTCTACGCCCGGCTGATCGCGACGTCGGCTGGCTAG
- a CDS encoding molecular chaperone: protein MLKLKSLFVAAAFAAILGLFSAAAQAAMTVQPVILDLQMSGRQMGGQIRVENTGTNPLPVEIRLVEADLLPDTVKASDRLTDDLVAFPAQAIIPPGATQSFRIQYVGDPEVDRSRHYYAEVSQLPVEVPGGQSTIQVLYNFQAMINVSSIVAGEPKLTIESAEIVRPVADAPARIAFTVHNTGKNYGYISSGSLTLIQRDAGGKELFRRSLNSSDVQQMIGFGLVGPETSRKFVAPIDLENPEGTAEVLTSGRSR, encoded by the coding sequence ATGCTTAAGTTGAAGTCGTTGTTCGTTGCCGCCGCGTTTGCGGCCATTCTCGGTTTGTTTTCCGCCGCCGCACAGGCGGCGATGACGGTTCAGCCGGTCATCCTCGACTTGCAGATGTCCGGGCGTCAGATGGGCGGGCAAATCCGCGTGGAAAACACGGGTACCAACCCGCTTCCGGTCGAAATCCGGTTGGTCGAGGCCGACTTGCTGCCCGACACCGTCAAGGCATCCGATCGCCTGACCGACGACCTAGTCGCCTTTCCCGCGCAGGCCATCATCCCCCCCGGCGCGACCCAGTCGTTCCGCATCCAATATGTCGGCGACCCCGAGGTCGATCGCAGTCGCCATTATTATGCGGAGGTTTCGCAATTGCCGGTCGAAGTCCCCGGCGGCCAGTCGACGATCCAGGTGCTCTATAATTTCCAGGCGATGATCAATGTCTCTTCGATCGTCGCGGGCGAGCCCAAGCTGACGATCGAAAGCGCGGAAATCGTGCGCCCGGTCGCGGATGCTCCGGCACGGATCGCCTTTACCGTGCATAATACGGGCAAGAATTACGGCTATATCAGCAGCGGGTCGCTCACCCTGATCCAGCGCGATGCCGGCGGCAAAGAGCTTTTCCGCCGGTCGCTCAACAGCAGCGACGTGCAGCAGATGATCGGTTTCGGCCTCGTCGGCCCCGAAACCAGCCGCAAGTTCGTGGCGCCGATCGATCTTGAAAACCCGGAAGGCACTGCGGAAGTGCTGACGTCCGGCCGGTCGCGTTGA
- a CDS encoding fimbrial biogenesis outer membrane usher protein encodes MPVVRAGEEASLPPPPATQGVSLPFGSVSAAAMQATDEVRLNSTGRTMTIVVPVKDGPNYVGDIEVQITSDDTILISVDRLVELLTPRLDTARLSELRATPSDQGFAPLSLFEQRGVPLLFDKRTLELTLSIATADRALRTIGLSDLDPAKIGEFATPEKFSAYVNIRGSLDYVHKGGQTGLGDPFLLFDSATRIGKFVVESEGEYNGQRSSFRRTGSRVVYDDSDRLARWTAGDLLSESRGFQGAVDIAGIGIARSYALLDPQRNVAPRGGRTFSLERDATVEAIVNGRTVRTLRLQPGTYNVSDFPFAQGGNDVELVIVDDTGRRDVIAFTTFIERSQLAQGLSEYNLNIGVLTARTDGLDYSNDLAVSGFYRRGLNDNLTLGGNFQYANKAYLVGGEAVLGTDWGTIGGDVAYSYIPSTGSGWAANFSIERVTQAANGGSSLIATFETRSRRFGAVGQLAADNPYSFNATVSFNRSLGRASFLGAQARYSKGRGAFADERSIRLSAGHRIDLSTNVVIDGEWSRGARGDDKSVRVSLVRRFGARTSARAEYDSRDDRVRLGMQSSGGYGVGAWSGVANVDVASDTYSVNASGNYVANRADVGLAHTAAYSQQSNSIVDQRTSLRVASSIAFAGGSFAVGRPISDSFAIMRPYKGGKGLSIEVEPSQGSYQARSGTFGPALYGQVGSYSPRTLTYDVPNATAGLDLGTGSIRMYAPYRSGYVVAVGSDYNVMAIGRLTLGGEPLALKVGQAIEIGGEQRRVELFTNRQGRFGISGLRPGRWRIEMNDSPPIIYELDIPETDSGIVRIGDVNPADER; translated from the coding sequence ATGCCTGTCGTGCGCGCGGGCGAGGAAGCGTCGTTGCCGCCGCCACCCGCGACCCAGGGCGTATCATTGCCCTTCGGCTCGGTCTCGGCCGCCGCGATGCAGGCGACCGACGAAGTCCGCCTGAACAGCACCGGGCGGACCATGACGATCGTCGTTCCGGTCAAGGACGGCCCCAATTATGTCGGTGACATCGAAGTCCAGATCACCTCCGATGACACGATCCTGATTTCGGTCGACCGGCTTGTCGAACTGCTCACGCCGCGGCTCGATACCGCGCGGCTCAGCGAATTGCGGGCAACACCGTCGGACCAGGGCTTCGCGCCGCTTTCGCTGTTCGAGCAACGCGGCGTCCCGCTCCTGTTCGACAAACGAACCCTCGAACTGACGCTCAGCATCGCGACCGCCGACCGGGCGTTGCGCACGATCGGCCTCAGCGACCTCGATCCCGCCAAGATCGGCGAGTTTGCGACGCCGGAGAAATTCTCCGCCTATGTCAATATTCGCGGATCGCTGGATTATGTCCACAAGGGCGGCCAGACCGGCCTCGGCGATCCTTTCCTGTTGTTCGACAGCGCCACGCGCATCGGCAAGTTCGTCGTCGAGTCCGAAGGCGAATATAACGGCCAGCGAAGCAGTTTCCGCCGGACCGGATCGCGGGTCGTCTACGACGATTCCGACCGTCTTGCGCGGTGGACCGCGGGCGACCTGCTTTCGGAAAGCCGGGGCTTTCAGGGCGCCGTCGACATCGCCGGTATCGGCATCGCGCGCAGCTATGCCTTGCTCGACCCGCAACGCAACGTCGCGCCGCGCGGCGGCCGCACCTTTTCGCTCGAACGCGATGCGACGGTCGAGGCGATCGTCAACGGCCGCACGGTGCGGACGCTCCGCCTGCAGCCGGGCACCTATAATGTCAGCGATTTCCCCTTCGCGCAGGGTGGCAACGACGTCGAACTGGTGATCGTCGACGACACCGGGCGCCGCGACGTGATCGCCTTCACGACCTTCATCGAACGCAGCCAGCTCGCGCAGGGACTCTCCGAATATAATCTCAACATCGGCGTGCTCACCGCCCGGACCGACGGGCTCGATTACAGCAACGATCTCGCGGTCTCCGGCTTCTACCGCCGCGGTCTCAACGACAATCTGACCCTCGGTGGCAATTTCCAATATGCCAACAAGGCGTATCTCGTCGGCGGCGAAGCGGTGCTGGGTACCGACTGGGGCACGATCGGCGGCGATGTCGCCTACAGCTATATCCCGTCGACCGGCAGCGGCTGGGCGGCCAATTTCTCGATCGAGCGCGTGACCCAGGCCGCCAACGGCGGCTCCTCGCTCATCGCCACCTTTGAAACGCGAAGCCGGCGGTTCGGCGCCGTGGGGCAATTGGCCGCCGACAATCCGTACAGCTTCAACGCCACGGTCAGCTTTAACCGCTCGCTCGGCCGCGCGTCGTTCCTGGGGGCGCAGGCCCGCTATTCCAAAGGGCGCGGCGCCTTTGCCGACGAACGCTCCATTCGCCTGAGCGCGGGGCACCGGATCGACCTGTCGACCAACGTCGTCATCGACGGCGAATGGAGCCGCGGCGCGCGCGGCGACGACAAGAGCGTCCGGGTTTCGCTGGTCCGGCGTTTCGGCGCCCGCACCTCGGCGCGCGCCGAATATGACAGCCGCGACGACCGCGTCCGGCTGGGGATGCAGAGTTCCGGCGGCTATGGCGTCGGGGCGTGGAGCGGCGTCGCCAACGTCGATGTCGCGTCGGACACCTACAGCGTCAACGCGAGCGGCAATTATGTCGCGAACCGCGCCGATGTCGGCCTCGCCCACACCGCGGCCTATTCGCAGCAGAGCAACAGCATCGTCGATCAGCGCACGTCGCTGCGCGTCGCGTCGTCGATTGCGTTCGCCGGCGGATCCTTCGCGGTCGGGCGTCCGATCAGCGACAGCTTCGCCATCATGCGCCCGTATAAGGGCGGCAAGGGCCTGTCGATCGAGGTCGAGCCGTCGCAGGGCAGCTATCAGGCGCGCTCGGGGACGTTCGGCCCCGCGCTCTATGGGCAGGTCGGTTCCTATTCGCCGCGCACGCTGACCTATGATGTCCCCAATGCGACGGCCGGCCTCGACCTCGGGACCGGATCGATCCGCATGTATGCGCCCTACAGGTCGGGATATGTCGTCGCCGTGGGATCGGATTACAACGTGATGGCAATCGGCCGTCTGACCCTCGGCGGCGAACCGCTGGCGCTCAAGGTCGGACAGGCGATCGAAATCGGCGGAGAGCAGCGCCGGGTCGAACTGTTCACCAACCGGCAGGGCCGGTTTGGAATCAGCGGGCTGCGGCCCGGTCGCTGGCGGATCGAAATGAACGATAGCCCGCCGATCATATATGAACTGGATATACCGGAAACCGATTCCGGCATCGTGCGCATCGGCGATGTCAATCCAGCGGATGAAAGGTGA